TTCTGCTGTGTCCCCATCCTCAGAAGCCCCATTGTGCTGTGTGAGGTCACATGTGGCATTTCTTCCCTGCAGCTGACGAGTGCACGGAGCGCTGCGACCTGTACCACGGACACTGCGACGAGGACGCTGTGTGCAGGTGAGTGTGGGGCAGGAGAAGAAAAAACTGCCCCCCCCCAACAGTTAAAATACTGGGGTCGTCTTATGTGGTGGACACCCCATAAAAACCATGGCCGTGCACACTACGAGGAGGTGTGGGGCCAAGCGCTGACGCCGCTGTAACTAATGGTTGACAACTTGCccagtgatgatgtcatcggtTGGATAAAATGATTGGATAGTTTGGGTTGAAATCGTTTATCTTGATCATCTTCATACAGTGCGTATAGTGCCTGAAGTCTCTCCACCTGGGGCGGGATGGGGGGCTGGGGCCAGATCACTGGATTAATACCGACACTGACCCCGCGGGATGGGGGGCTGGGGCCAGATCACTGGATTAATACCGACACTGACCCCGCGGGATGGGGGGCTGGGGCCAGATCACTGGATTATTACCGACACTGACCCCGCGGGATGGGGGGCTGGGGCCAGATCACTGGATTAATACCGACACTGACCCCGCGGGATGGGGGGCTGGGGCCAGATCACTGGATTATTACCGACACTGACCCCGCGGGATGGGGGGCTGGGGCCAGATCACTGGATTAATACCGGCACTGACCCCGCGGGATGGGGGGCTGGGGCCAGATCACTGGATTATTACCGACACTGACCCCGCGGGATGGGGGGCTGGGGCCAGATCACTGGATTATTACCGGCACTGACCCCGCGGGATGGGGGGCTGGGGCCAGATCACTGGATTATTACCGGCACTGACCCCGCGGGATGGGGGGCTGGGGCCAGATCACTGGATTATTACCGACACTGACCCCGCGGGATGGGGGGCTGGGGCCAGATCACTGGATTATTACCGACACTGACCCCGCGGGATGGGGGGCTGGGGCCAGATCACTGGATTATTACCGGCACTGACCCCGCGGGATGGGGGGCTGGGGCCAGATCACTGGATTATTACCGGCACTGACCCCGCGGGATGGGGGGCTGGGGCCAGATCACTGGATTAATACCGACACTGACCCCGCGGGATGGGGGGCTGGGGCCAGATCACTGGATTATTACCGACACTGACCCCGCGGGATGGGGGGCTGGGGCCAGATCACTGGATTATTACCGACACTGACCCCGCGGGATGGGGGGCTGGGGCCAGATCACTGGATTATTACCGGCACTGACCCCGCGGGATGGGGGGCTGGGGCCAGATCACTGGATTATTACCGACACTGACCCCGCGGGATGGGGGGCTGGGGCCAGATCACTGGATTAATACCGACACTGACCCCGCGGGATGGGGGGCTGGGGCCAGATCACTGGATTATTACCGACACTGACCCCGCGGGATGGGGGGCTGGGGCCAGATCAGTGGATTATTACCGGCACGGACCCCGCGGGATGGGGGGTGCGGACTAGATTACCAGATTACTACCAGCACTGACCCCAGCGGGGGGATTATTACCAGACTCTGACCTTGTTTCTTTGTTTTTTCGGCAGGTGTGACCCCGGTTGGGACGGTCCATTCTGTGAGGACTGTGTGAGGATGCCCGGCTGCGTCCATGGCGTGTGCCACCAGCCCTGGCAGTGCATGTGTCTGAGCGGCTGGGACGGGAAGTTCTGTGACAAGGGTGAGCGCCGTATCCTTATTATGTCCAGGTTATAATGGACCGGCCTCATGTTCTCCTGAGGTCAGCTATCAGTTCTCAAGACCCCCAGCAGCATATGAGGGCAGGTGGGGGAAGGGCCCTCTGGCCGTAAAGGTGCGGACCATCAGGGACACTTGGGGAGTCTGCACCCATATCTGCTGGGGCCACAGCCTCCGACCCTAAGGACTCATCATTGTCAGCACTATCACCACCATCATCCTCAATCTCATGTACATCTCCCTCCACAGATCTGCACATCTGCGAGCGCTCCAGTCCCTGCCAGAACGGGGCAGAATGCGTCATTACCCCTGAGGGCGATTATTCCTGCGACTGCCCAGAATCCTTCCATGGCAAAAACTGTGAACTCAAGAGAGGGCCCTGCGAGGCACAAGGGTAAGAGCGCCCCCTGGCATAACCTTCACCCCCACATACATACCACCTGCTGGCATCATCTGTGGGCTCCCGACTCCACGACAGAAGGGTTTGTGCTTCTGCCTTTATCGGATACATTGTGACAAACAGCTTCTCATTCCACCATCATGTATTGTTTCTATGTGGGCATGTAGCTGGCAATACAATTTGTCGCCCCTTTAGACGGCTGCCCGGGTCACCTCGTTAGACGGCTGCCAGGGTCGCCCCGTTAGATGGCTGCCCGGGTCACCTCGTTAGACGGCTGCCAGGGTCGCCCTGTTAGATGGCTGCCCGGGTCACCTCATTAGACGGCTGCTCGGGTCACCTCGTTAGACGGCTGCTCGGGTCACCTCATTAGACGGCTGCCATGGTCGTCCCATTAGACGGCTGCCCGGGTCACCTCATTAGACGGCTGCTCGGGTCACCTCGTTAGACGGCTGCCCGGGTCACCTCGTTAGACGGCTGCCAGGGTCGCCCTGTTAGATGGCTGCCCGGGTCACCTCATTAGACGGCTGCCAGAGTCGCCCCATTAGACGGCTGCCCGGGTCGCCCCGTTAGAAGCCTGCCCGGGTCGCCTCGTTAGACGGCTGCCAGGGTCGCCCCGTTAGATGGCTGCCCGGGTCACCTCGTTAGACGGCTGCCAGGGTCGCCCTGTTAGATGGCTGCCCGGGTCACCTCATTAGACGGCTGCCAGAGTCGCCCTGTTAGATGGCTGCCCGGGTCACCTCATTAGACGGCTGCCAGAGTCGCCCCATTAGACGGCTGCCCGGGTCGCCCCGTTAGAAGCCTGCCCGGGTCGCCTCGTTAGAAGCCTGCCCGGGTCGCCCCGTTAGATGACTGCCCGGGTCACCTCGTTAGACGGCTGCCAGGGTCGCCCTGTTAGACGGCTGCCAGGGTCGCCCCGTTAGATGGCTGCCCGGGTCACCTCGTTAGACGGCTGCCAGGGTCGCCCTGTTAGATGGCTGCCCGGGTCACCTCATTAGACGGCTGCCAGAGTCGCCCTGTTAGATGGCTGCCCGGGTCACCTCATTAGACGGCTGCCAGAGTCGCCCCATTAGACGGCTGCCCGGGTCGCCCCGTTAGAAGCCTGCCCGGGTCGCCTCGTTAGAAGCCTGCCCGGGTCGCCCCGTTAGATGACTGCCCGGGTCACCTCGTTAGACGGCTGCCAGGGTCGCCCTGTTAGACGGCTGCCAGGGTCGCCCCGTTAGAAGCCTGCCCGGGTCACCTCGTTAGACGGCTGCCCGGGTCACCTCGTTAGGACGGCTGCCAGGGTCGCCCCCTTTGACGGCTGCCAGAGTCACTCTGTTAGGCTGCTGCCAGGTTGCTCCGTTAGACAGGTTCCAGAGTCGCTCCGTAAGATGGCTGCCAGGGTCGCTCCGTTAGATGGGTGCCAGGGTCGCTCCGTTAGATgggtgccagggtctctctgttagacgggtgccAGAGTCGCTCCGTAAGATGGCTGCCAGGGTCGCTCCGTTAGACGGGTGCCAGGGTCGCTCCGTTAGATgggtgccagggtctctctgttagacgggtgccAGGGTTGCTCCCTTAGACGGCTGCCAGGGTCGCTCCCTTAGACGGGTGCCAGGGTCGCTCCCTTAGACGGCTGCCAGAGTCGCTCCCTTAGACGGGTGCCATGGTCCCTCCGTTAGACGGGTGCCAGGGTCCCTCCGTTAGACGGGTGCCAGGGTCCCTCCGTTAGACGGGTGCCAGGGTCACTCCGTTAGACGGGTGCCAGGGTCACTCCGTTAGACAGCTGGCAGGGTCGCTCCATTAGACAGGTGCCAGGGTCGCTCCTTTAGACTGCTGCCAGGGTCGCTTTGTTAGATGGCTACCATGGTCGCTCCATTAGATGGCTGCTGGGGTCGCTCCATTAGTCTGGTACCAGGGTCGCTCCATTAGACTGGTGCCAGGGTCGCTCTGTTAGACGGCTGCCATAGTCGCTCTGTTAGATGGCTACCATGGTCGCTCCATTAGATGGCCGCTGGGGTCGCTCCATTAGTCTGGTACCAGGGTCGCTCCTTTAGATGGGTAACATGATTGCGCCTCTATACGGCTGCCGGGGTCGCTCCTCTAGAAGGCAGCTGGGGTCACTCCGTTAGATGACTGCCAGGGTCACTCCGTTAGACAGCTGCCAGGGTCGCTCCTCTAGACGGCTGCCGGGGTTGCTCCATTAGACGGGGGCCAGGGTCACTCTGTTAGATGGCTGCCAGGGTCACTCCGTTAGACAGCTGCCAGGGTTGCTCCATTAGACGGGTGCCAGGGTCACTCCGTTAGACGGCTGCCAGGGTCACTCCGTTAGACGGCTGCCAGGGTTGCTCCATTAGACAGGTACCATGGTCGCTCCTCTAGACTGCTGCCAGGGTCGCTCTGTTAGACGGCTGCCATAGTCGCTTTGTTAGATGGCTACCATGGTCGCTCCTCTAGACGGCTGCCGGGGTTGCTCCATTAGACGGGGGCCAGGGTCGCTCATCTAGACTGCTGCCGGGGTTGCTCCATTAGACGGCTGCCAGGGTCTCTCCTCTAGACTGCTGCCGGGGTTGCTCCATTAGACGGGTGCCAGGGTCCCTCCGTTAGACGGGTGCCAGGGTCACTCCGTTAGACGAGTGCCAGGGTCACTCCGTTAGACAGGTGCCAGGGTCGCTCCTTTAGACTGCTGCCAGGGTCGCTTTGTTAGATGGCTACCATGGTCGCTCCATTAGATGGCTGCTGGGGTCGCTCCATTAGTCTGGTGCCAGGGTCGCTCCTTTAGATGGGTAACATGATTGCGCCTCTATACGGCTGCCGGGGTCGCTCCATTAGACGGCTGCCAGGGTCGCTCCGTTAGACGGGTGCCAGGGTCGCTCCGTTAGATGGCTGCCAGGGTCACTCTGTTAGATGGCTGCCAGGGTCACCCCGTTAGATGGCTGCCAGGGTCACTCCGTTAGACAGCTGCCAGGGTTGCTCCATTAGACGGGTGCCAGGGTCACTCCTCTAGACTGGTGCCAGGGTCGCTCTGTTAGACGGCTGCCATAGTCGCTTTGTTAGATGGCTGCCATCGTCGCTCTGTTAGACGGCTGCTGGGGTTGCTCCATTAGACGGGTGCCAGGGTCGCTCTGTTAGACGGCTGCCATAGTCGCTTTGTTAGATGGCTGCCATCGTCGCTCTGTTAGACGGCTGCTGGGGTTGCTCCATTAGATGGCTACCATGGTCGCTCTGTTAGACGGCTGCCATAGTCGCTTTGTTAGATGGCTACCATGGTCGCTCCATTAGATGGCTGCCGGGGTTGCTCCATTAGACGGGGGCCAGGGTCGCTCCTCTGGACGGCTGCCGGGGTTGCTCCATTAGACGGGTGCCAGGGTCGCTCCTTTAGACGTGGCCTCCCTTTTCTCCTGTATGCCCGTGGTATCATTCTCTCTCTTCGTACAGGTTACCATGCCAGAATGGTGGGACGTGCCTGGATGACGGGGGCTACGCAGAGGTCTTCACGTGTCGCTGTTTGGCTGGTTACGTGGGTCGACTGTGTGAGACAGATGTTGATGACTGCCTGATGCGTCCGTGCGCTAATGGAGCCACCTGTGTAGACGGGGTCAACCGCTTCTCATGTCAATGTCCTCCAGGCTTCCAGGGACGCTTCTGCACAGTCAACATTGACGATTGTGCCGGGCGGCCATGTCACAATGGCGGAAGGTGCTACGATCGGGTCGGAGACTACGAGTGTTATTGTCCTGCTGGATTTACTGGAACGTCCTGTGAGATCCTGGTCCCCCGGCCCACATGGGAATATGAGGCTGGAACGTCAGCCAGGGCACCCTCGGAACCTTCAGGGAGGACGGTCAGCAGCACCCGGTGGAGTCCGGGATCCACTGAGAAGCCCGGTCACTTCAAGATCTCGGTGAAGGAGGTGGTGACTCAGCGGGAGCATGGCCTCAGCGAACTGCAGCTAATCACCATCGCTGTGCTCGGGGTGATAACGGTTGTGGTGATTATTCTCACCGTGCTGCTTATGATGAGGCACCGGAGCCGAGGCGCCTCATGCTGGTGTCATCAGACCTCACCAGAAACCAAGACCCATTATCACCAGTGTCAGGGGATGTCGCAGGAGCATGGGAAGACCACAGAGTTGTGAGCAGTCAGTGTACATAATGGCAGCCTCAGACGGACCTGTGGTCACTAGATAAACTTGTTTAGGAACCAGCGTGGAGACTACAGGGGCCACAAAATAACCCCAGGATGACGGGGGTGGTGAGAAGGTCATCTGCATTAGGACCAAGAGTCTCATGCTCTACCAAGAACCTTCATATTTAGCTGGTGCCGGCCT
The sequence above is a segment of the Bufo bufo chromosome 4, aBufBuf1.1, whole genome shotgun sequence genome. Coding sequences within it:
- the DLK2 gene encoding protein delta homolog 2 gives rise to the protein MLWRPPLLLSALYWVLFMLQTSVTADECTERCDLYHGHCDEDAVCRCDPGWDGPFCEDCVRMPGCVHGVCHQPWQCMCLSGWDGKFCDKDLHICERSSPCQNGAECVITPEGDYSCDCPESFHGKNCELKRGPCEAQGLPCQNGGTCLDDGGYAEVFTCRCLAGYVGRLCETDVDDCLMRPCANGATCVDGVNRFSCQCPPGFQGRFCTVNIDDCAGRPCHNGGRCYDRVGDYECYCPAGFTGTSCEILVPRPTWEYEAGTSARAPSEPSGRTVSSTRWSPGSTEKPGHFKISVKEVVTQREHGLSELQLITIAVLGVITVVVIILTVLLMMRHRSRGASCWCHQTSPETKTHYHQCQGMSQEHGKTTEL